In Meiothermus ruber DSM 1279, the following proteins share a genomic window:
- the ndk gene encoding nucleoside-diphosphate kinase, translated as MERTYIMVKPDGVRRGLTGEIINRIERKGFKIVAMKKMVIPRETAETHYGEHRGKPFFEGLVNFITSGPVVAMVVEGPGVIAEMRRLMGATRPWEAAPGTIRADFATTVDENVIHGSDSPESAQREIGIFFKPEEIIG; from the coding sequence ATGGAACGCACCTACATCATGGTCAAACCCGACGGCGTGCGCCGGGGCCTCACCGGCGAGATTATCAACCGCATCGAGCGCAAGGGCTTCAAGATTGTGGCGATGAAGAAGATGGTCATACCCCGCGAGACCGCCGAGACCCACTACGGCGAGCACAGGGGCAAGCCCTTCTTTGAGGGGCTGGTCAACTTCATCACCAGCGGCCCGGTGGTGGCGATGGTGGTGGAGGGGCCGGGGGTCATCGCCGAGATGCGCCGCCTGATGGGGGCCACCCGCCCCTGGGAAGCCGCCCCCGGTACCATCCGCGCCGACTTTGCCACCACCGTGGACGAAAACGTGATCCACGGCTCGGACAGCCCGGAGAGCGCCCAGCGCGAAATTGGTATTTTCTTCAAGCCTGAAGAGATTATCGGTTAG
- the uvrB gene encoding excinuclease ABC subunit UvrB, which translates to MFRYQGPEPKGDQPQAIAALTEALRDGERFVTLLGATGTGKTVTMAKVIEALQRPALVMAPNKVLAAQLAAEFRELFPENAVEFFISYYDYYQPEAYVPGRDLYIEKDASINPEIERLRHSTTRSLLTRRDVIVVASVSAIYGLGSPEDYKNMSLVVEVGQDCPRERLIERLVDLQYERGDLQLEAGRFRARGEVLEVWPAYEQEPIRIELFGDTIDRVTVVHPVTGERLKDLPGFVLLGATHYATPEWRLKEAIPEIRRELEERLKVFEAEGKLLEAQRLKERTLYDLEMLEVMGTCPGIENYSRFLSGKTPGEAPYTLLDYFPEDYLVLLDESHVSVPQLRGMYNGDYIRKKTLVDYGFRLPSALDNRPLKFNEFLERVGQVVFVSATPGPYELEVSGRVVEQIIRPTGLLDPRVTVKPTTGQIEDLMGAIRTRAARGERTLVTVLTVRMAEELTAYLVEHGVRARYLHHELDAFERQALLRDLRLGYFDALVGINLLREGLDLPEVSLVAILDADKQGFLRSERSLIQTIGRAARNVGGEVFLYADTVSDAMKAAIEETNRRRALQEAYNLEHGITPATVQKSVRKLVKPEDYEAEAAEAVLDDPALLQSLLEQLETEMWAASEALDFEKAASLRDQMRSLEARIKGLPEPTTAGKARRRRKR; encoded by the coding sequence ATGTTCCGCTACCAAGGCCCCGAACCCAAAGGCGACCAGCCCCAGGCCATTGCCGCCCTCACCGAAGCCCTGCGCGACGGCGAGCGCTTTGTCACCCTCCTGGGCGCGACCGGCACTGGCAAGACCGTGACCATGGCCAAGGTGATTGAAGCGTTGCAGCGCCCGGCCCTGGTCATGGCCCCCAACAAGGTGCTGGCCGCGCAGCTGGCCGCCGAGTTCCGCGAGCTGTTCCCGGAAAACGCGGTGGAGTTTTTTATCAGCTACTACGACTACTACCAGCCCGAGGCCTACGTGCCGGGGCGCGACCTGTACATCGAGAAAGACGCCAGCATCAACCCCGAGATCGAGCGGCTGCGCCACTCCACCACCCGCAGCCTGCTCACCCGGCGCGACGTGATTGTGGTGGCCTCGGTCTCGGCCATCTACGGCCTGGGCAGCCCCGAGGACTATAAGAACATGAGCCTGGTGGTGGAGGTGGGGCAGGACTGCCCCCGCGAGCGCCTGATTGAGCGGCTGGTGGACTTGCAGTACGAGCGGGGCGATCTGCAGCTCGAGGCCGGGCGTTTCAGGGCCCGGGGCGAGGTGCTCGAGGTCTGGCCGGCCTACGAGCAGGAGCCCATCCGCATCGAGCTGTTCGGCGACACCATCGACCGGGTGACGGTGGTGCATCCGGTGACGGGCGAACGCCTCAAAGATCTGCCGGGTTTTGTGCTGCTGGGGGCCACCCATTACGCCACCCCGGAGTGGCGGCTCAAGGAGGCCATCCCGGAGATTCGGCGGGAGCTGGAGGAGCGGCTCAAGGTGTTCGAGGCCGAGGGCAAGCTGCTGGAGGCCCAGCGGCTCAAGGAGCGCACCCTCTACGACCTGGAGATGCTCGAGGTGATGGGCACCTGCCCCGGCATCGAGAACTACAGCCGGTTTTTGTCCGGCAAGACCCCCGGCGAAGCACCCTACACCCTGCTCGACTACTTTCCCGAGGACTACCTGGTGCTCCTGGACGAGTCGCACGTGAGTGTGCCCCAGCTTCGGGGGATGTACAACGGCGACTACATACGCAAGAAGACCCTGGTGGACTACGGCTTCCGCCTGCCCAGCGCCCTGGACAACCGCCCCCTCAAGTTCAACGAGTTTTTGGAGCGGGTGGGGCAGGTGGTGTTTGTCTCGGCCACGCCAGGGCCCTACGAGCTCGAGGTCTCGGGCCGGGTGGTGGAGCAGATCATCCGCCCCACCGGCCTACTCGACCCCAGGGTGACGGTCAAACCCACCACCGGCCAGATCGAAGACCTGATGGGGGCCATCCGCACCCGCGCGGCCCGGGGTGAGCGCACCCTGGTCACGGTGCTGACGGTGCGCATGGCCGAGGAGCTCACGGCCTACCTGGTGGAGCACGGGGTGCGGGCCCGCTACCTGCACCACGAACTCGACGCCTTCGAGCGCCAGGCCCTGCTGCGCGACCTGCGGCTGGGCTACTTCGATGCCCTGGTGGGCATCAACCTGCTGCGCGAGGGCCTCGACCTGCCCGAGGTCTCGCTGGTGGCCATCCTGGATGCCGACAAGCAGGGCTTCCTGCGCTCCGAACGCTCCCTGATCCAGACCATCGGGCGGGCTGCCCGCAACGTGGGGGGCGAGGTGTTCCTCTACGCCGACACCGTGTCAGACGCTATGAAGGCCGCCATTGAGGAGACCAACCGCCGCCGGGCCCTGCAGGAAGCCTACAACCTCGAGCACGGCATCACCCCCGCCACCGTGCAGAAGTCGGTGCGCAAGCTGGTCAAGCCCGAGGACTACGAGGCCGAGGCCGCCGAGGCAGTGCTGGACGACCCGGCGCTCTTACAGAGCCTGCTGGAGCAGCTCGAGACCGAGATGTGGGCGGCCTCCGAGGCCCTCGACTTCGAGAAGGCCGCCAGCCTGCGCGACCAGATGCGGAGCCTCGAGGCCCGCATCAAAGGCCTGCCCGAACCCACCACCGCCGGCAAAGCCCGGCGCCGCCGCAAGCGCTAA
- a CDS encoding CopG family transcriptional regulator: MKRTTIYLDPELELLLKLEARRSKKPVAEIIREAVRDKLYKKPRGLPVGVGEFDSGHTDGAERFEEILDELGFGNPENS, encoded by the coding sequence ATGAAACGCACCACCATTTACCTGGATCCCGAGCTCGAGCTGCTGCTCAAGCTCGAGGCCCGGCGCTCAAAAAAGCCCGTGGCCGAGATTATCCGCGAGGCGGTTCGGGATAAGCTGTACAAAAAACCCCGAGGGCTCCCCGTTGGGGTGGGTGAATTCGATAGCGGCCACACCGATGGTGCCGAGCGTTTTGAGGAGATCTTGGACGAGCTGGGGTTTGGCAACCCGGAGAATAGCTGA
- a CDS encoding type II toxin-antitoxin system VapC family toxin — translation MALILDSGVLTALYDRRDQWHLATKDLLLRESGPLVIPAPAIPEVDYFLGKRLGLPAQLRFYQGITEGAYLVADLSEAGYQRVFALNQQYQSLRLGFVDAAVIAIAEELGIGQIATLDRRHFGAVEARIKLELLP, via the coding sequence ATGGCCCTGATCCTGGACAGCGGCGTGCTAACCGCTCTTTACGATCGGCGAGACCAGTGGCATCTTGCAACCAAAGATTTACTGCTTCGCGAATCAGGCCCACTGGTTATACCAGCCCCAGCGATCCCGGAGGTGGATTACTTCCTTGGTAAAAGGCTGGGCCTTCCAGCCCAGCTTCGGTTTTACCAGGGCATTACCGAGGGTGCCTATCTGGTAGCCGATCTATCCGAAGCCGGATACCAGCGGGTTTTTGCGCTGAACCAGCAGTACCAGAGCCTCCGCCTGGGTTTCGTGGATGCCGCCGTCATCGCCATTGCCGAGGAACTGGGCATCGGGCAGATTGCCACCCTCGACCGCCGGCATTTCGGGGCGGTGGAGGCCCGAATCAAGCTCGAGCTGCTGCCCTAA
- a CDS encoding S-layer homology domain-containing protein yields the protein MKKKLVVYLAGLLTVLGLGFGQAQFSDVPAGHWAKEAVERIAACGLITGFPDGTFRGNTNLTRYQAALIFQRLLNEIQQGGECVKADGSGMNAEDMTAIRNAVQELAAELAALGVRVSALEDNAASKDDIARLEAAIEALKAAPAPAPGMDEAALADLADRVEAASVAADTALAQAQVLAERLDGIEGDVAALKTQVEADADSIRALNELAVLLNQDVLSLQDRVTALEKQLGDVDFESFANREDVSAIQEFATALRSDLVRLSDRVSALDTRVGALDQRLAAVEATRPTLTGSLSATYGYSTNTGGDFDLDRLFPGNALSSGTGTDDVSGNRIRNAFRRGDFNQTYTYGGASLNFGLKPTGGAISEVSLGLSADLVNSGVARTLALNSASVKGSLSGQAFSVTYNNDDSTFSFNPYLFNNSTVGDLITTRGFVATLDAKAFPLSPKFTVVAGEGIDDTAIPAASRVWGTDPTYGGLRAELNLLGITTGLSYAENRGNRSAFGVDYKGSLFGLVNLEGAFVASTPFGTPVDFSNQLVTDQAFYTKLGVKLGIIELNANYRAIDPQYNNGQAGLSSASSYYYFGLGGNGEAPYGANNRGFGLDGKLTLPILGGIEVRGFYDNSADFATGAQTADTFSVGATIPLFAGFSLNPFFNNTNVNGAQVSGATGGQSGLNGNYNYYLYNNQDARWSSGFGVKLIHNGRASNALIPNLDINLWYQSFAGPNAGNDVLASVGYNAKLGFISFNPILRYHSFSAAAPAPGNRSTNALKYGIGVTTDQLGIFLKPSLEGAFVQQSITETAPGSNSSSEQYWRVGLNLNEFLATGSVFKVGYARYSATNVVSPNPVGGAPARGFGNFPLSLTTDRVFNYPGEVQFPWNLTTDFGTNSGSVTGLYLEWKYGNLTMAAASATLADGSGATVSNGSGFKISYEVKF from the coding sequence ATGAAGAAGAAGCTAGTAGTTTACTTGGCTGGGTTGCTGACCGTGCTCGGTCTAGGCTTCGGCCAGGCGCAGTTCTCCGACGTACCCGCCGGGCACTGGGCCAAGGAAGCCGTTGAGCGCATCGCGGCCTGCGGTCTTATCACGGGCTTCCCCGATGGAACCTTCCGTGGTAACACCAACCTGACCCGCTACCAGGCCGCCCTGATCTTCCAGCGCTTGCTGAACGAGATCCAGCAGGGCGGCGAGTGCGTGAAGGCCGACGGCAGCGGCATGAACGCGGAAGACATGACCGCCATCCGCAACGCGGTGCAGGAGCTGGCCGCCGAGCTGGCCGCCCTGGGCGTGCGCGTATCGGCCCTGGAAGACAACGCCGCTTCCAAGGACGACATCGCCCGCCTCGAGGCCGCCATCGAAGCCCTGAAGGCTGCGCCCGCCCCGGCCCCGGGCATGGATGAGGCCGCCCTGGCCGACCTGGCCGACCGCGTAGAAGCCGCCAGCGTGGCCGCCGACACCGCCCTGGCCCAGGCCCAGGTGCTGGCCGAGCGTCTTGATGGCATCGAAGGTGATGTGGCCGCCCTCAAGACCCAGGTGGAAGCCGACGCCGACAGCATCCGCGCCCTCAACGAGCTGGCCGTGCTTCTGAACCAGGATGTGCTCAGCCTGCAAGACCGGGTGACCGCCCTCGAGAAGCAACTGGGCGACGTGGACTTCGAAAGCTTCGCCAACCGCGAAGACGTGAGCGCCATCCAGGAGTTCGCCACCGCCCTGCGCAGCGACCTGGTGCGCCTGTCCGATCGGGTGAGCGCCCTGGATACCCGCGTGGGGGCCCTGGATCAGCGCCTGGCGGCGGTGGAAGCCACCCGCCCGACCCTGACCGGCTCGCTCTCGGCCACCTATGGCTACTCCACCAACACCGGCGGGGACTTTGACCTCGACCGCCTCTTCCCCGGCAATGCCCTGAGCTCTGGCACCGGTACGGATGATGTGTCGGGCAACCGCATCCGCAACGCCTTCCGCCGCGGCGACTTCAACCAGACCTACACCTACGGCGGGGCCAGCCTGAACTTTGGCCTCAAGCCCACCGGCGGCGCCATCAGCGAGGTGAGCCTGGGCCTGAGCGCCGACCTGGTCAACTCCGGCGTGGCCCGTACCCTGGCCCTTAACAGCGCCAGCGTCAAGGGCAGCCTCTCCGGCCAGGCCTTCAGCGTTACCTACAACAACGACGACAGCACCTTCAGCTTCAACCCCTACCTCTTCAACAACAGCACCGTGGGGGATTTGATCACCACCCGTGGCTTTGTGGCTACCCTGGATGCCAAAGCCTTCCCGCTGTCTCCGAAGTTCACCGTGGTGGCGGGTGAGGGGATTGACGACACTGCAATTCCAGCCGCAAGCCGCGTATGGGGAACCGACCCCACCTACGGTGGTCTGCGGGCCGAGCTCAACCTGCTGGGTATCACCACCGGTCTCAGCTACGCCGAGAACCGCGGCAACCGCTCGGCTTTTGGGGTGGACTACAAGGGCAGCCTCTTTGGGCTTGTGAACCTGGAAGGCGCTTTTGTGGCCTCCACGCCCTTCGGTACCCCCGTTGACTTCTCCAACCAGCTCGTAACCGACCAGGCCTTCTACACCAAGCTGGGGGTGAAGCTGGGCATCATCGAACTGAATGCCAACTACCGCGCCATTGACCCGCAGTACAACAACGGTCAGGCCGGCCTGTCCTCGGCCTCCAGCTACTACTACTTCGGGCTGGGCGGCAACGGCGAGGCCCCCTACGGCGCCAACAACCGTGGGTTCGGCCTCGACGGTAAGCTGACCCTGCCTATCCTGGGCGGCATCGAGGTGCGCGGCTTCTACGACAACTCCGCCGACTTCGCCACCGGCGCCCAGACCGCCGATACCTTCAGCGTGGGTGCTACCATCCCGCTGTTCGCTGGTTTCAGCCTGAACCCCTTCTTCAACAACACCAACGTGAACGGTGCGCAGGTCTCCGGTGCCACCGGCGGCCAGTCGGGCCTGAACGGCAACTACAACTACTACCTCTACAACAACCAGGATGCCCGCTGGTCGAGTGGCTTCGGGGTCAAGCTGATCCACAACGGTCGTGCCAGCAACGCTCTGATCCCCAACCTGGACATCAACCTGTGGTACCAGTCCTTCGCGGGCCCCAACGCCGGTAATGATGTGCTCGCCAGCGTGGGTTACAACGCCAAGCTGGGCTTCATCTCGTTCAACCCCATCCTGCGCTACCACAGCTTCTCGGCTGCTGCGCCGGCGCCGGGCAACCGGTCTACCAACGCTCTCAAGTATGGGATCGGTGTAACCACCGACCAGCTTGGGATCTTCCTCAAGCCCAGCCTCGAGGGTGCCTTCGTGCAGCAGTCCATCACCGAGACCGCACCAGGTAGCAACTCCTCGAGCGAGCAGTACTGGCGGGTGGGCCTGAACCTCAACGAGTTCCTGGCCACCGGCAGCGTCTTCAAGGTGGGCTATGCCCGCTACAGCGCGACCAACGTGGTATCGCCCAACCCTGTGGGCGGTGCGCCGGCCCGCGGCTTCGGCAACTTCCCCCTGAGCCTCACCACCGACCGTGTCTTCAACTACCCCGGCGAAGTACAGTTCCCCTGGAACCTCACCACCGACTTCGGCACCAACTCGGGTAGCGTGACCGGCCTGTACCTCGAGTGGAAGTACGGCAACCTGACCATGGCGGCGGCCTCGGCCACCCTGGCGGATGGCAGCGGCGCTACCGTCAGCAACGGCTCGGGCTTCAAGATCAGCTACGAAGTGAAGTTCTAA
- the glmS gene encoding glutamine--fructose-6-phosphate transaminase (isomerizing): MCGIVGYVGFREASEVILDGLKRLEYRGYDSAGIAVKVNGHLEVVKKAGKLQVLADSLKEHNLSGQFGVGHTRWATHGAPTDPNAHPHTTEKGDIVVIHNGIIENYLPLKEGLIARGHTFTSETDSEVLAHLIEEKYRGDLVEAVRLALAEAYGAYALVVAHQDHEEIVVARTVSPLVIGLGEGENFVASDVPALLPYTRRVIFLHDGDMAVVTREGVKVTDLAGNPVEREVVTVEWSLEAAEKGGHPHYMLKEIYEQPRVLENTLGGRLHEEEAGVELGLKLDPTHYDKVHIVACGTAYYAAWVGKYLLEALARVPVEIDVASEYRYRDPVVDDKTLAICISQSGETIDTLEAIREAKRKGAGTLGVINAKGSSITREVDDTLYIHAGPEIGVASTKAYIAMLAAMAMLAVWMGRARGRLDEKTAREFLGEMRKLPRLVEETLELRPQVAHIAEKYHQAQDYLFLGRHIQAPTAYEGALKLKEISYIHAEAYPAGEMKHGPIALIDERLPVVVLATQSPFYEKTVSNIQEVRARGGRVIAVATEGDTEVKKFAQDVIYVPQTHHLLAPVVSVVPLQLLAYETAVFLGRDVDQPRNLAKSVTVE; the protein is encoded by the coding sequence ATGTGTGGAATCGTAGGGTATGTGGGTTTCCGCGAGGCGTCGGAGGTAATTCTGGACGGGCTCAAACGCCTGGAGTACCGCGGTTACGACTCAGCGGGGATTGCAGTAAAGGTTAACGGGCACCTCGAGGTGGTCAAAAAAGCTGGCAAGCTCCAGGTGCTGGCCGACAGCCTCAAGGAGCATAACCTGAGCGGGCAGTTTGGGGTGGGGCATACCCGCTGGGCCACCCATGGGGCCCCCACCGACCCCAACGCCCATCCCCACACCACCGAGAAGGGCGATATTGTGGTGATCCACAACGGCATCATCGAGAACTACTTGCCGCTCAAGGAAGGCCTGATCGCCCGGGGTCATACCTTCACCTCCGAGACCGACTCGGAGGTGCTGGCCCACCTGATCGAGGAAAAATACCGGGGCGACCTGGTGGAGGCGGTGCGGCTGGCCCTGGCCGAGGCCTATGGGGCCTACGCCCTGGTGGTGGCCCACCAAGACCACGAGGAGATTGTGGTGGCCCGCACGGTGAGCCCGCTGGTGATTGGACTGGGCGAGGGCGAGAACTTCGTGGCCTCGGACGTACCGGCCCTGCTGCCCTACACCCGCCGGGTGATCTTCCTGCACGACGGCGATATGGCCGTGGTGACCCGTGAAGGGGTTAAGGTGACCGACCTGGCCGGCAACCCGGTGGAGCGTGAGGTGGTGACGGTGGAGTGGAGCCTCGAGGCCGCCGAAAAAGGCGGCCACCCCCACTACATGCTCAAGGAGATCTACGAGCAGCCCCGGGTGCTGGAGAACACCCTGGGGGGCCGCCTGCACGAGGAAGAAGCCGGAGTGGAGCTGGGGCTCAAGCTGGATCCCACCCACTACGACAAGGTGCACATCGTGGCCTGTGGCACGGCCTACTACGCGGCCTGGGTGGGCAAGTACCTGCTGGAAGCCCTGGCCCGCGTGCCGGTGGAGATCGACGTGGCCTCCGAGTACCGCTACCGCGACCCGGTGGTGGACGACAAAACCCTGGCCATCTGCATCAGCCAGTCGGGCGAGACCATCGATACCCTGGAGGCCATCCGTGAGGCCAAGCGCAAGGGCGCGGGCACCCTGGGGGTCATCAACGCCAAAGGCAGCAGCATCACCCGCGAAGTCGACGACACCCTCTACATCCACGCCGGGCCGGAGATCGGGGTGGCCTCCACCAAGGCCTACATCGCCATGCTGGCCGCCATGGCTATGCTGGCGGTCTGGATGGGCCGGGCCAGGGGCAGGCTGGACGAGAAGACCGCGCGGGAGTTTCTGGGGGAGATGCGCAAGCTGCCCCGGCTGGTGGAAGAGACCCTCGAGCTGCGCCCCCAGGTGGCCCACATCGCCGAGAAGTACCACCAGGCCCAGGACTACCTGTTCCTGGGGCGGCATATCCAGGCCCCCACCGCCTACGAAGGAGCCCTCAAGCTCAAGGAGATCAGCTACATCCACGCCGAGGCCTACCCCGCCGGCGAGATGAAGCACGGCCCCATCGCCCTGATTGACGAGCGCCTGCCAGTGGTGGTGCTCGCCACCCAGAGCCCCTTCTACGAGAAAACCGTCTCCAACATCCAGGAGGTGCGGGCCCGGGGCGGGCGGGTGATTGCCGTAGCCACGGAGGGCGATACAGAGGTGAAGAAGTTTGCCCAGGACGTGATTTATGTCCCCCAGACCCACCATCTGCTGGCCCCGGTGGTGAGCGTGGTGCCCCTGCAACTGCTGGCCTACGAGACGGCGGTGTTCTTGGGGCGCGACGTGGATCAGCCCCGCAACCTAGCCAAGAGCGTGACGGTGGAGTAG
- a CDS encoding DUF72 domain-containing protein, translating to MEIYLGTGGYTNEDWVGLLYPLEAKKDQWLSIYARHFNAVELNSSFYNIPGLKAFAGMLKRSEGRVHWAVKIHQSMTHERKAGDEDYRRLFESVAPLREAGVLGPFLAQFPQSFHRTPENRRYLAALAQRFADKTLAPGGLAVEFRHASWDNEEVREAFRKAGLTWVSTDYPPLPGLPKNQLHITSEIAYIRLSGRNKEKWYEGKDQAERHDYRYSEEELRFWVRSLQAALEHETPTQVWFIFNNTTRGHALVNLEMLQRLLEEAGLLPLTG from the coding sequence GTGGAAATCTACCTGGGCACCGGCGGCTACACCAACGAGGACTGGGTGGGCCTTTTGTACCCGCTCGAGGCCAAAAAAGACCAGTGGCTCTCGATATACGCCCGCCACTTCAACGCCGTGGAGCTGAACTCCTCGTTCTACAACATACCCGGCCTCAAGGCCTTTGCTGGAATGCTAAAGCGCAGCGAAGGGCGGGTGCACTGGGCGGTCAAGATTCACCAGAGCATGACCCACGAACGCAAGGCCGGCGACGAGGACTACCGGCGGCTTTTTGAGTCGGTGGCCCCCCTGCGCGAAGCCGGGGTGCTGGGGCCTTTTTTAGCCCAGTTTCCCCAGAGCTTTCACCGCACCCCCGAGAACCGCAGGTATTTGGCGGCCCTGGCCCAGCGTTTCGCCGACAAAACCCTGGCCCCCGGCGGGCTGGCAGTGGAGTTTCGCCATGCCTCCTGGGACAACGAGGAAGTGCGCGAAGCCTTCCGCAAAGCGGGCCTGACCTGGGTCAGCACCGACTACCCGCCCCTGCCCGGCCTGCCCAAAAACCAGCTCCACATCACCAGTGAGATCGCCTACATCAGGCTCTCGGGGCGCAACAAGGAAAAGTGGTACGAAGGCAAAGACCAGGCCGAGCGACACGACTACCGCTACAGCGAGGAGGAGCTGCGCTTCTGGGTGCGATCCCTGCAGGCCGCCTTGGAGCACGAAACCCCCACCCAGGTCTGGTTCATCTTCAACAACACCACCAGGGGCCACGCCCTGGTCAATCTGGAGATGCTGCAGCGGCTGCTGGAGGAAGCCGGGCTACTCCCGCTGACTGGCTAG
- a CDS encoding MFS transporter — protein sequence MKPLSLLFLTLFNSILGLSVLFPILGPLARELGLSEVQVGLFSTGYALMQFILAAYWGRRSEVVGRKPILLMGILGFAASFFLFALFAWLGYQQVLSGWGLFACLLFSRLLGGAFSSATLPTAQAYLADITPREQRTQNFAVLGAAFGLGVIFGPAIGAGLAHFGLLVPVVFSASLALLNALFVGLALPESRRPLERTPTPPSLSWTDPRIRPLLLIGLSINLASIAMEQTVAFLYQDRLGLTPAQTAQTVGLALVIFGIVGVLVQGFWVRTVRWPPRALLGLGLALLLLGYLGLVFAPSFAWLTASLVLLGLGSMATPGLTAAQSLAVSDDEQGVVAGLSSAAQALGRMLGPVVGTSLYGFSPAYPYVFSAMLIGLALLFFLARPQLASQRE from the coding sequence GTGAAACCACTTTCGTTGCTGTTCCTAACCCTGTTTAATAGCATTCTGGGCTTATCGGTCTTGTTCCCTATCCTGGGGCCGCTTGCACGAGAGCTGGGTTTGAGCGAGGTGCAGGTGGGGTTGTTTTCCACCGGCTACGCCCTGATGCAGTTCATCCTGGCTGCCTACTGGGGGCGACGCAGTGAGGTGGTGGGGCGCAAACCCATCTTGCTGATGGGCATCCTGGGTTTTGCGGCCAGTTTTTTTTTGTTTGCGCTGTTCGCCTGGCTGGGCTACCAGCAGGTGCTTTCGGGCTGGGGGCTGTTTGCATGCCTGCTCTTCTCCAGGCTGTTGGGGGGTGCTTTCTCCTCGGCCACCCTGCCCACCGCCCAGGCCTACCTGGCCGACATCACCCCGCGCGAACAGCGCACCCAGAACTTTGCCGTTTTGGGGGCTGCCTTTGGGCTTGGGGTGATTTTTGGCCCGGCCATCGGGGCGGGTTTGGCGCACTTTGGGCTGCTGGTGCCGGTGGTTTTTTCGGCCAGCCTGGCCTTACTGAACGCGCTTTTTGTCGGGCTGGCCCTGCCTGAGTCGCGCCGGCCGCTCGAGCGCACCCCAACCCCTCCCAGCCTCTCCTGGACTGATCCCCGCATCCGGCCTTTGCTCCTTATCGGCTTGAGCATCAACCTGGCCTCCATCGCCATGGAGCAGACTGTGGCCTTTTTGTACCAGGATCGCCTGGGACTCACCCCAGCCCAGACCGCCCAGACTGTCGGCCTGGCCCTGGTGATTTTTGGCATTGTGGGGGTACTGGTGCAGGGCTTCTGGGTGCGCACGGTCAGGTGGCCGCCCAGGGCGTTGCTGGGCCTTGGGCTGGCCCTGCTGTTGCTGGGCTACCTGGGCCTGGTGTTCGCGCCCAGCTTCGCCTGGCTCACCGCCTCGCTGGTCTTGCTGGGGCTGGGTTCGATGGCAACCCCGGGGCTCACGGCCGCCCAGTCGCTGGCGGTTTCCGACGACGAACAGGGGGTGGTGGCCGGTCTATCCAGCGCGGCCCAGGCCCTGGGGCGCATGCTGGGGCCGGTGGTGGGCACCTCTTTGTACGGGTTTTCCCCGGCCTATCCGTATGTGTTTTCCGCCATGCTGATCGGTCTGGCGCTTTTGTTTTTCCTGGCCCGACCGCAGCTAGCCAGTCAGCGGGAGTAG
- a CDS encoding branched-chain amino acid transaminase, whose amino-acid sequence MATETKTKSVGGDSKMKAGLIWFNGQMVPQEEAKVSVLTHALHYGTSIFEGLRAYNTPQGPAIFRLQEHTERFFHSAKVMMFELPFSPEQINQAIQEVVRANGYTSCYIRPLAWMGAHTLGVNPLPNNPAEVMIAAWEWGTYLGEEAVRKGARLITSSWARFPANVMPGKAKVGGNYVNSALARVEAQQAGADEALLLDKEGFVAEGSGENIFFIRHGVLYAVEHSVNLMGITRDSVITIARDLGYEVREVRATRDQLYMADEVFMVGTAAEVTPVSYLDHRAIGTGKAGEHTMKIRAAYMDVVHGKNPKYAAWLTYVK is encoded by the coding sequence ATGGCAACCGAGACCAAAACCAAAAGCGTTGGTGGCGATAGCAAAATGAAGGCCGGGCTCATCTGGTTCAACGGGCAGATGGTGCCCCAGGAAGAGGCCAAAGTCTCGGTACTGACCCACGCTTTGCACTACGGAACCAGCATTTTTGAGGGCCTCCGGGCCTACAACACCCCCCAGGGCCCGGCCATCTTCCGCCTGCAGGAACACACCGAGCGCTTTTTTCACAGCGCCAAGGTCATGATGTTCGAGCTGCCCTTTAGCCCTGAGCAGATCAACCAGGCCATCCAGGAGGTCGTCCGGGCCAACGGCTATACAAGCTGCTACATCCGCCCGCTGGCCTGGATGGGGGCCCACACGTTGGGGGTGAACCCCCTGCCCAACAACCCAGCCGAGGTGATGATCGCGGCCTGGGAATGGGGCACCTACCTGGGTGAGGAGGCCGTGCGCAAGGGGGCCCGGCTGATTACCTCGTCCTGGGCTCGCTTCCCGGCCAACGTGATGCCCGGCAAGGCCAAGGTGGGAGGGAACTACGTCAACAGCGCCCTGGCCCGCGTGGAGGCCCAGCAGGCGGGGGCTGACGAGGCCCTGTTGCTCGACAAAGAAGGCTTTGTGGCCGAGGGGTCAGGAGAAAACATCTTCTTCATCCGCCATGGTGTGCTGTATGCGGTGGAGCACTCGGTTAACCTGATGGGCATCACCCGCGACTCGGTCATCACCATTGCCCGCGACCTGGGCTACGAGGTGCGCGAGGTGCGGGCCACCCGCGACCAGCTCTACATGGCCGACGAGGTCTTTATGGTAGGCACAGCCGCCGAGGTTACGCCGGTCTCGTACCTGGATCACCGGGCCATTGGCACGGGTAAGGCCGGGGAGCACACCATGAAGATCAGGGCTGCCTATATGGACGTGGTGCACGGTAAAAATCCCAAGTACGCAGCCTGGCTGACCTATGTTAAGTAG